Proteins encoded together in one Coregonus clupeaformis isolate EN_2021a chromosome 30, ASM2061545v1, whole genome shotgun sequence window:
- the LOC121546806 gene encoding protein-L-isoaspartate O-methyltransferase domain-containing protein 2-like, protein MGGAVSAGEDNDELIDNLKEAHYIHSDLVERAFRAIDRADYYLEDYRDSAYKDLAWRHGNIHLSAPCIYSEVMEALDLHPGLSFLNLGSGTGYLSTMAGLILGPFGVNHGVELYTDVIEYAYQKLDYFIKTSESFDKFEFCEPSFVAGNCLEIPPESRQYDRVYCGAGVQRDHEEFMKNLLKVGGILVLPLEEKLTKIRRTGQSSWETKKIIAVSFAPLALPQHNTNGEPKAVPLPMFEVRTLQELARISIRHTLRVTTDSREGHPRGRGSFGGGRGLGVSGLHKYGPRFKRRRVHRRHCTSVVLANKHVVSSALPTPAPLDNNNNHRGGEEAQRRAARGAGEEEEEEEEEAEKESVELLRAEPPINILRERILCLPLPEPLKMYLLYCREK, encoded by the exons ATGGGAGGAGCTGTGAGCGCTGGGGAGGATAATGACGAGTTGATTGACAACCTGAAGGAGGCGCACTACATCCATTCGGACCTGGTGGAGCGGGCCTTCAGGGCCATCGACCGGGCCGACTACTATCTGGAGGACTACCGTGACAGCGCCTACAAGGACCTGGCCTGGAGGCACGGCAACATCCACCTATCAGCCCCCTGTATCTACTCTGAGGTGATGGAGGCCCTGGACCTTCACCCTGGCCTGTCCTTCCTCAACCTGGGCAGTGGGACCGGGTACCTCAGCACCATGGCGGGCCTCATACTGG GTCCATTTGGTGTGAACCACGGGGTGGAGTTATATACTGATGTGATTGAGTATGCCTACCAGAAGCTAGACTACTTCATCAAAACCAGCGAAAGCTTTGACAA GTTTGAGTTCTGCGAGCCTTCCTTTGTGGCGGGGAACTGCCTGGAGATCCCCCCTGAGAGCAGGCAGTATGACAGGGTGTACTGTGGGGCGGGGGTGCAGAGAGACCATGAAGAATTCATGAAGAACCTGCTGAAGGTGGGGGGTATCCTGGTACTGCCCCTAgaagagaag CTGACCAAGATCAGGCGTACAGGCCAGAGCAGCTGGGAGACTAAAAAGATAATCGCAGTGTCCTTTGCTCCACTGGCACTGCCCCAACATAACACCAATGGCGAACCCAAGGCAGTCCCACTAC CCATGTTTGAGGTGCGGACGCTGCAGGAGCTGGCTCGTATATCCATCCGCCACACCCTGAGAGTGACCACGGACAGCAGGGAGGGTCACCCACGGGGCCGGGGCTCTTTTGGAGGAGGCAGGGGCCTGGGGGTCAGTGGGCTCCACAAGTACGGCCCACGTTTTAAACGCCGGCGCGTTCACCGCCGCCACTGCACCTCTGTAGTACTGGCTAACAAGCACGTGGTGAGCAGTGCCCTCCCTACCCCCGCTCCCCTGGACAACAACAATAACCACAGGGGGGGGGAGGAGGCGCAGCGAAGGGCAGCCCGGGGggcgggagaggaggaggaggaggaggaggaggaagcagagaaggagtcagtggagcTACTCCGGGCAGAGCCACCTATAAACATCCTGAGAGAGAGGATTCTCTGTCTGCCCCTCCCGGAGCCTCTGAAGATGTACCTGCTGTACTGTCGGGAGAAATGA